In Pengzhenrongella sicca, a single genomic region encodes these proteins:
- a CDS encoding glycosyltransferase family 2 protein has translation MSDPDVTTVVVNWNTVGLLDECLASILAATPPGVANDVVVVDNGSTDGSLEHLAAAWPHVRVLANPENVGFCRANNRAIRATRSPYLLLVNTDARLPVGGIDALLRYFEEDDRAAVVGPRLVYGDGAFQRWTAGRLPAAGSMAVYLFGLDRVGPRALRRRGLYLGADTRQPFRPAWVSSAVMAVRRAALDEIGLLDERIFVYMDDVDLCARAGAAGWHVWYAADVTATHFMGSSSRRATGRASPEALRALNRWYVRRHGRAAGLALRATELAGFTARAVLHGVAALGGRPGSRSQAAAHATHLRLALERIDA, from the coding sequence ATGAGCGACCCCGACGTGACGACCGTCGTCGTCAACTGGAACACCGTGGGCCTCCTCGACGAGTGCCTGGCCAGCATCCTGGCGGCCACGCCGCCGGGGGTGGCCAACGACGTCGTCGTCGTCGACAACGGGTCGACCGACGGCTCGCTCGAGCACCTCGCCGCCGCGTGGCCGCACGTGCGCGTGCTCGCCAACCCGGAGAACGTGGGCTTCTGCCGCGCGAACAACCGCGCCATCCGGGCGACGCGGTCGCCGTACCTCCTGCTGGTCAACACCGATGCCCGGCTGCCCGTGGGGGGCATCGACGCGCTGCTGCGGTACTTCGAGGAGGACGACCGGGCCGCCGTCGTCGGCCCGCGGCTGGTCTACGGCGACGGCGCGTTCCAGCGCTGGACCGCGGGGCGGCTCCCGGCGGCGGGCTCGATGGCCGTGTACCTGTTCGGGCTCGACCGGGTCGGCCCGCGCGCGCTCCGCCGGCGCGGGCTGTACCTCGGCGCCGACACGCGCCAGCCGTTCCGGCCGGCCTGGGTCTCGAGCGCCGTCATGGCCGTCCGGCGCGCGGCGCTCGACGAGATCGGCCTGCTGGACGAGCGGATCTTCGTCTACATGGACGACGTCGACCTGTGCGCGCGCGCCGGGGCGGCCGGCTGGCACGTCTGGTACGCCGCCGACGTCACGGCGACGCACTTCATGGGCTCGTCCTCGCGGCGGGCGACCGGCAGGGCCTCCCCCGAGGCGCTGCGCGCGCTCAACCGGTGGTACGTCCGCCGGCACGGCCGGGCGGCCGGGCTGGCCCTGCGCGCCACCGAGCTCGCCGGCTTCACCGCGCGGGCCGTCCTGCACGGCGTCGCCGCGCTCGGCGGCCGGCCCGGTTCGCGGTCGCAGGCCGCGGCCCACGCCACCCACCTACGCCTGGCCCTGGAGCGGATCGATGCCTGA
- a CDS encoding putative bifunctional diguanylate cyclase/phosphodiesterase gives MDSWLRSPALPTGPRRCVRVGLWLLAALVAAGLAVCAPPLRGRLDGSLVGPGLQSAVAVVGAALIFVRVRWVPHARLAWSLIGTALLLNVAAGLYDATVVQAQSPAPSPSWADVGWLAFYPLAFGCVALLLKAKVVRWHASIWLDGLVAACGLGALAVAFVFTRLLTPGLGTTAQVATALAYPAADLLLAILLVGSLGVMGWRAGPTWWLLIAALSWTILGDTLYLAQSAAGTYQPGGWLETTWLIGSALGAVAAWGDDTERPPRELGDWALIAVPMLFATTSVGLLVIERPDGRGTSDAVVVLAGAAILLALTRTTLTLRELRSLAQARREARTDELTELPNRRALLELLTASIDAGAGGARHALLLIDLDRFKEINDSLGHLVGDQLLRLVGPRLASVLPAGAVLARLGGDEFGVVLPGAGKAAASRVAHAMGTALGGPFALDGMPMHIAASVGIALCPAHGTTSTVLLQCADLAMYKAKRAGSGFTIYEAGDASGALERQRMVEDLRVGLSTGQLVVHFQPKLELATGRIAGAEALVRWQHPTRGLVYPDSFLPHAEQAGLMRVIAHQVLEQSLAAAATWRARGYDMHVAVNLSASDLHDAALPDEVAAALRRFALPPDALVIEITEHVLMVDAALTGQVLAALRALGVLLAVDDYGTGYSSLAYLHDLPVDELKLDRRFVTPLRADARAAAIVRSTVALSHALGMAMLAEGVEDQFVLDALTAWGCDLAQGYHIAPPMSSADLDLWLARRAQPAAAAAIAAAAGGPPPGV, from the coding sequence ATGGACAGCTGGCTCCGGTCTCCGGCGCTGCCGACCGGCCCGCGCCGGTGCGTGCGCGTCGGCCTCTGGCTGCTCGCCGCCTTGGTTGCGGCGGGGCTCGCCGTCTGCGCCCCGCCCCTGCGCGGCCGCCTCGACGGCTCGCTGGTCGGACCGGGACTCCAGTCGGCGGTCGCCGTCGTCGGCGCCGCGCTGATCTTCGTGCGGGTGCGCTGGGTCCCGCACGCGCGCCTGGCGTGGTCCCTGATCGGGACGGCGCTGCTGCTGAACGTCGCGGCCGGGCTGTACGACGCGACTGTCGTGCAGGCGCAGTCCCCGGCTCCGTCGCCGTCGTGGGCCGACGTCGGCTGGCTCGCGTTCTACCCGCTCGCCTTCGGGTGCGTCGCGCTGCTGCTGAAGGCGAAGGTCGTCCGCTGGCACGCCTCGATCTGGCTGGACGGTCTGGTCGCCGCCTGCGGGCTGGGCGCCCTGGCCGTCGCGTTCGTGTTCACCCGGCTGCTCACCCCTGGTCTGGGCACGACCGCCCAGGTCGCGACGGCGCTCGCCTACCCCGCCGCCGACCTGCTGCTGGCGATCCTGCTGGTCGGGTCGCTGGGCGTGATGGGCTGGCGGGCCGGCCCGACCTGGTGGCTGCTGATCGCCGCGCTGAGCTGGACGATCCTCGGCGACACCCTCTACCTCGCGCAGTCGGCCGCCGGCACGTACCAACCCGGCGGCTGGCTCGAGACCACCTGGCTCATCGGTTCGGCGCTCGGCGCCGTCGCGGCCTGGGGGGACGACACCGAGCGCCCGCCCCGAGAGCTCGGCGACTGGGCCCTGATCGCGGTCCCGATGCTGTTCGCCACCACGTCCGTCGGGCTGCTGGTCATCGAGCGCCCCGACGGTCGCGGCACGAGCGACGCCGTCGTCGTCCTCGCCGGTGCGGCGATCCTCCTGGCGCTCACGCGCACCACCCTCACGCTGCGCGAGCTGCGCAGCCTCGCGCAGGCCCGGCGCGAGGCCCGCACGGACGAGCTGACCGAGCTGCCCAACCGGCGCGCGCTGCTCGAGCTGCTGACGGCGAGCATCGACGCCGGGGCGGGCGGGGCGCGCCACGCGCTGCTGCTCATCGACCTCGACCGGTTCAAGGAGATCAACGACAGCCTCGGCCACCTCGTGGGCGACCAGCTGCTGCGCCTGGTCGGGCCGCGCCTGGCGAGCGTCCTGCCCGCGGGCGCCGTGCTCGCCCGCCTGGGCGGCGACGAGTTCGGCGTCGTGCTGCCGGGCGCCGGCAAGGCGGCCGCGAGCCGGGTCGCGCACGCGATGGGGACCGCGCTCGGCGGACCCTTCGCCCTCGACGGCATGCCGATGCACATCGCGGCGAGCGTCGGCATCGCGCTGTGCCCGGCGCACGGCACGACCTCGACCGTGCTGCTCCAGTGCGCCGACCTCGCGATGTACAAGGCCAAGCGCGCCGGCTCGGGCTTCACCATCTACGAGGCGGGCGACGCCAGCGGGGCCCTCGAACGCCAGCGCATGGTCGAGGACCTGCGGGTCGGGCTGAGCACCGGGCAGCTCGTCGTGCACTTCCAGCCCAAGCTCGAGCTCGCGACCGGCCGGATCGCGGGCGCGGAGGCCCTCGTGCGCTGGCAGCACCCCACCCGCGGGCTGGTCTACCCCGACAGCTTCCTGCCGCATGCCGAGCAGGCCGGCCTGATGCGGGTGATCGCGCACCAGGTGCTCGAGCAGTCCCTCGCGGCGGCGGCGACCTGGCGCGCGCGCGGGTACGACATGCACGTCGCGGTCAACCTCTCGGCCTCCGACCTGCACGACGCGGCGCTGCCCGACGAGGTCGCGGCCGCCCTGCGCCGGTTCGCGCTGCCGCCGGACGCCCTGGTCATCGAGATCACCGAGCACGTCCTGATGGTCGACGCCGCTCTCACCGGGCAGGTGCTCGCGGCGCTGCGCGCCCTCGGGGTCCTGCTCGCCGTCGACGACTACGGCACGGGATACAGCTCGCTCGCGTACCTGCACGACCTGCCCGTCGACGAGCTCAAGCTCGACCGGCGGTTCGTCACGCCGCTGCGCGCCGATGCGCGAGCCGCCGCGATCGTGCGCAGCACCGTGGCGCTGAGCCACGCGCTCGGCATGGCGATGCTCGCTGAGGGCGTCGAGGACCAGTTCGTCCTGGACGCCCTCACGGCCTGGGGCTGCGACCTCGCGCAGGGGTACCACATCGCCCCCCCGATGAGCTCGGCCGACCTGGACCTGTGGTTGGCCCGCCGCGCCCAGCCCGCCGCCGCGGCCGCGATCGCCGCCGCGGCAGGCGGCCCGCCGCCGGGCGTGTGA
- a CDS encoding C40 family peptidase, with product MPESSSPARHRSAARPTTSLTDLTAGATGAIALVGRRSAVALASSGLVLSAFAAPAAAAPLATSPHASSAGLPGVDTTGVTASARALLETSATVSVPADTAWSLDVPALTAVVDPPPEPEPERVVTTAASDDAASDAESASDADAAVPAGAVGSAVIEIASRYVGVPYLWGGGTPGGFDCSGFTSYVYAQLGITLPHSSASQRNVGTVVSEADAQAGDLIVTPGHVALYAGDGMLIDATPGDSIKFHEVYQSNPVYIRVG from the coding sequence ATGCCCGAGAGCTCGTCGCCCGCCCGCCATCGCTCGGCCGCCCGGCCGACCACCTCCCTGACCGACCTGACCGCGGGCGCCACCGGCGCCATCGCCCTGGTGGGCCGCCGTTCGGCCGTCGCGCTCGCCTCGTCCGGGCTCGTGCTCTCGGCGTTTGCCGCGCCGGCCGCCGCCGCCCCGCTCGCCACGAGCCCGCACGCGAGCTCCGCGGGCCTGCCCGGCGTGGACACGACCGGCGTCACGGCCTCCGCGCGCGCGCTGCTGGAGACCTCGGCGACCGTGTCGGTCCCGGCCGACACCGCGTGGTCGCTCGACGTGCCCGCGCTCACGGCCGTCGTCGACCCGCCGCCGGAGCCCGAGCCCGAGCGGGTCGTCACGACCGCCGCGTCCGACGACGCCGCCTCCGACGCGGAGTCCGCGAGCGACGCCGACGCCGCCGTGCCCGCCGGCGCCGTCGGGAGCGCCGTCATCGAGATCGCGTCCCGGTACGTCGGGGTCCCGTACCTGTGGGGCGGCGGCACCCCCGGCGGCTTCGACTGCTCCGGGTTCACCTCGTACGTGTACGCCCAGCTCGGCATCACCCTGCCGCACTCCTCGGCGTCCCAGCGCAACGTCGGCACGGTCGTCTCGGAGGCCGACGCCCAGGCGGGCGACCTCATCGTCACCCCCGGCCACGTCGCGCTGTACGCGGGCGACGGCATGCTCATCGACGCGACCCCCGGCGACTCGATCAAGTTCCACGAGGTGTACCAGTCCAACCCGGTCTACATCCGCGTCGGCTGA
- a CDS encoding TolB family protein: MRRGPRIALVTVTVVATAAIVALGVIALVLSRLGGDPAEVPAGWAAPAALPVSAPLPADRLAFDSDRTGTFEIFAVGTDGSSPVQLTEDDAYDSWSPRLSPDRRTILVHRAPAGKHDLDPAAVSIWAIAADGTGLVELRPAGLDGWVFQGHAEWSPDGGSLVLFGGSRLSPQIHVTDALGQHPRAVTDRGGTNLDPSFAPDGAEIVFVGCPSAICTERDYEIFRIPTEGGEAIRVTTDDLRDHDPYWSPDGARLAWLTAFGGPGVGVWDVRIAAADGADPVRLFGDAGVTSRPAFSADSRTVFVHRIPPGGTTFGVFRIGVDGAGPVEVTSGQPGSNEYPSP; this comes from the coding sequence GTGCGCCGGGGTCCCCGCATCGCGCTGGTCACGGTCACGGTCGTCGCCACCGCGGCGATCGTGGCGCTCGGGGTGATCGCCCTGGTGCTGTCCCGGCTCGGCGGGGATCCCGCCGAGGTGCCCGCCGGGTGGGCGGCGCCGGCCGCGCTGCCGGTCTCGGCGCCGCTGCCCGCCGACCGGCTCGCCTTCGACTCCGACCGGACCGGCACCTTCGAGATCTTCGCCGTCGGCACGGACGGCTCGTCGCCCGTCCAGCTCACCGAGGACGACGCCTACGACTCCTGGTCGCCGCGCCTGTCCCCGGACCGGCGCACGATCCTGGTCCACCGGGCGCCGGCGGGCAAGCACGACCTGGACCCGGCCGCCGTGAGCATCTGGGCGATCGCGGCCGACGGCACCGGGCTCGTCGAGCTGCGCCCCGCGGGCCTCGACGGCTGGGTGTTCCAGGGCCACGCCGAGTGGTCGCCCGACGGCGGCTCGCTCGTGCTGTTCGGGGGCAGCCGCCTCAGCCCGCAGATCCACGTGACCGACGCCCTCGGGCAGCATCCCCGCGCGGTCACGGATCGTGGCGGCACGAACCTCGACCCGTCCTTCGCGCCGGACGGCGCCGAGATCGTGTTCGTCGGCTGCCCGAGCGCGATCTGCACCGAGCGGGACTACGAGATCTTCCGCATCCCGACCGAAGGCGGCGAGGCGATCCGGGTGACGACCGACGACCTGCGCGACCACGACCCGTACTGGTCGCCGGACGGCGCCCGGCTGGCGTGGCTCACGGCCTTCGGCGGCCCCGGCGTGGGCGTGTGGGACGTCCGGATCGCGGCCGCCGACGGCGCCGACCCGGTCCGGCTGTTCGGCGACGCGGGCGTGACAAGCCGGCCGGCGTTTTCGGCGGACTCCCGCACCGTCTTCGTGCACCGGATCCCCCCGGGGGGCACCACGTTCGGGGTGTTTCGGATCGGCGTCGACGGCGCGGGGCCGGTCGAGGTGACGTCGGGCCAGCCGGGCAGCAACGAATACCCGTCCCCCTAG
- a CDS encoding serine O-acetyltransferase, whose protein sequence is MTARPANPPLWDALRADAAELGAVKGSTARGWAAAADVLTLPGFWAVLLWRVGNALHERGLRPLSRLTYVANLVLFGADLPAGAVVGAGLVLPHPVGVALASDVVIGARCRIMRGVGVGGSGHAGRVGHPVIGDDVWLLDRSAVFGPVRIGDRAVIGASAVVGQDIEAGMLVLVSRASTELRIRPRTDLAPDLAPDLDASELVVPDLDASEPAS, encoded by the coding sequence ATGACCGCGCGGCCGGCCAACCCGCCGCTGTGGGACGCGCTGCGCGCCGACGCCGCGGAGCTCGGCGCCGTCAAGGGCTCGACGGCGCGCGGCTGGGCCGCCGCCGCCGACGTGCTCACTCTCCCCGGCTTCTGGGCCGTCCTGCTGTGGCGCGTCGGCAACGCGCTGCACGAGCGCGGGCTGCGTCCGCTGTCCCGGCTCACGTACGTCGCGAACCTCGTCCTGTTCGGCGCGGACCTGCCGGCGGGCGCCGTCGTCGGCGCGGGCCTGGTCCTCCCGCACCCCGTGGGGGTCGCCCTGGCGAGCGACGTCGTGATCGGGGCCCGGTGCCGCATCATGCGGGGGGTCGGGGTCGGCGGGAGCGGGCACGCGGGGCGCGTCGGTCACCCCGTGATCGGCGACGACGTCTGGCTGCTGGACAGGTCGGCGGTGTTCGGGCCGGTCCGGATCGGCGACCGCGCGGTCATCGGCGCGTCCGCGGTCGTCGGGCAGGACATCGAGGCCGGGATGCTCGTGCTCGTGAGCCGGGCGAGCACCGAGCTGCGCATCCGGCCCCGGACCGACCTCGCCCCCGACCTCGCCCCGGACCTCGACGCCAGCGAGCTCGTCGTCCCCGACCTCGACGCCAGCGAGCCGGCGTCGTGA
- a CDS encoding outer membrane protein assembly factor BamB family protein, producing MGDRRGELQDVELVEVDAAELGAPAPARGADGVPPVPRRARDPRRRRRALAAVGLVVAAVVASSAVTTARENARLARLADLPGFLTPINGPMTVRWRADGSTFGGMSAFDGTLLGASFGEGGAAEVVALDPRTGAERWRTEIRAAGVDDSWPGCSFPSEPGDLGDLGDLPGSALPAIVCVVVDESVPTGTIENGQSLVPVRAHLTVLDPTTGAVLDERPTYATAGVAPLGTDIVLTHIDDAGHLQAERLDPLGGQPRWTFRTPDPVSMDDFGYPQGWTTTAEGLVVVRAPAEIDPAVGTWRELAWVLSPDGEVLRSPEPTAAPQADWTEALAGGALIGEHLSTTTGAVATRIVEVTTGRTFTIDGYPVAAGPDDGSLPGLLLAMTENDRSLRAYDLATGEPAWTSSRSGGNDLTRSGSTSTPVALDGRLIQIESKALTAIDGRTGETVWSTPLERPPDSYGGNAATGQLATDGRLILLSEPDPDGGAALVAYAVADGRRLWAADLPGDLYLLPIGGALYGWSGSGVVALG from the coding sequence GTGGGGGATCGGCGGGGTGAGTTGCAGGACGTCGAGCTCGTCGAGGTCGACGCGGCGGAGCTGGGCGCGCCTGCGCCAGCCCGCGGTGCCGACGGCGTGCCGCCCGTCCCCCGACGGGCCCGTGACCCGCGCCGGCGCCGGCGGGCGCTCGCGGCCGTCGGCCTCGTGGTGGCCGCCGTGGTGGCCAGCTCGGCCGTGACGACCGCGCGGGAGAACGCGCGCCTCGCGCGGCTCGCGGACCTCCCGGGGTTCCTCACCCCGATCAACGGCCCGATGACGGTGCGGTGGCGGGCGGACGGCTCGACCTTCGGCGGCATGTCAGCGTTCGACGGCACGTTGCTCGGCGCGAGCTTCGGCGAGGGCGGAGCCGCCGAGGTCGTCGCGCTCGACCCGCGCACCGGCGCCGAGCGGTGGCGCACCGAGATCCGGGCCGCCGGCGTCGACGACTCGTGGCCCGGCTGCTCCTTTCCGTCCGAGCCCGGCGACCTCGGCGACCTCGGCGACCTTCCCGGGAGCGCCCTGCCCGCGATCGTCTGCGTCGTCGTCGACGAGTCGGTCCCGACCGGCACCATCGAGAACGGGCAGAGCCTCGTCCCGGTGCGTGCCCACCTGACCGTCCTCGACCCGACGACCGGCGCCGTGCTGGACGAGCGGCCGACGTACGCGACCGCCGGCGTCGCCCCGCTCGGCACCGACATCGTGCTGACCCACATCGACGATGCCGGGCACCTCCAGGCCGAGCGCTTGGACCCGCTCGGCGGCCAGCCCCGGTGGACCTTTCGCACCCCGGACCCCGTCAGCATGGACGACTTCGGGTACCCGCAGGGCTGGACCACGACGGCGGAGGGCCTCGTGGTCGTCCGCGCGCCCGCCGAGATCGATCCCGCCGTCGGCACCTGGCGCGAGCTGGCGTGGGTGCTCTCGCCCGACGGCGAGGTCCTGCGCTCCCCAGAGCCCACGGCCGCCCCGCAGGCCGACTGGACCGAGGCGCTCGCTGGCGGCGCCCTGATCGGCGAGCACCTGAGCACCACCACGGGCGCCGTCGCGACGCGGATCGTCGAGGTCACGACCGGCCGGACCTTCACCATCGACGGCTACCCCGTGGCGGCCGGCCCCGACGACGGCTCGCTGCCCGGCCTGCTCCTGGCCATGACCGAGAACGACCGGTCCCTGCGCGCCTACGACCTCGCGACGGGGGAGCCTGCCTGGACCAGCTCCCGGTCGGGCGGGAACGACCTCACGCGATCGGGCTCCACCAGCACTCCCGTGGCCCTGGACGGGCGGCTCATCCAGATCGAGTCGAAGGCGCTGACCGCGATCGACGGGCGTACCGGCGAGACGGTCTGGTCCACGCCGCTGGAGCGCCCGCCGGACAGCTACGGCGGCAACGCCGCGACCGGCCAGCTCGCCACCGACGGCCGGCTGATCCTGCTGAGCGAACCCGACCCGGACGGGGGCGCGGCGCTCGTCGCGTACGCCGTCGCCGACGGTCGGCGGCTGTGGGCGGCTGACCTGCCCGGGGACCTGTACCTCCTGCCGATCGGCGGCGCGTTGTACGGCTGGTCCGGTTCCGGGGTCGTCGCGCTGGGGTAG
- a CDS encoding SDR family oxidoreductase, protein MRILVTGAAGMLGSALVPTLAAVGHDVVATDIALESPEPWGPGQPGITHLDVRDRQEVRHVFAAVEPDAVLHLAAETSLEASDADPDHAYLTNVIGTKYVALQARSAGIPMTYISTAGIFDGEKETAYTEFDTPNPLNTYGASKYEGELIVARTVEQHFIIRAGWMVGGGAAKDHKFVSRIVDQIRDGARTVHAVTDKFGTPTYAPDFSRCLLGLFESGVFGLYHMACGGAGTRYDVTARILEVLGRTDIELVPVTSEFFAAEFPSVRPRSEIMRNMVLDLQGMNTMRPWRVAVGEYLLTEFPALRASDRIPA, encoded by the coding sequence ATGAGAATCCTCGTCACCGGCGCTGCCGGCATGCTCGGCAGCGCCCTCGTCCCCACGCTCGCCGCCGTCGGCCACGACGTGGTCGCGACCGACATCGCATTGGAGAGCCCCGAGCCGTGGGGGCCGGGCCAGCCGGGCATCACGCACCTCGACGTGCGCGACCGGCAGGAGGTCCGGCACGTGTTCGCCGCGGTCGAGCCCGACGCCGTCCTGCACCTCGCCGCCGAGACCTCGCTCGAGGCCAGCGACGCCGACCCCGACCACGCCTACCTGACCAACGTGATCGGGACCAAGTACGTCGCGCTGCAGGCGCGCTCGGCCGGCATCCCGATGACCTACATCAGCACCGCCGGCATCTTCGACGGGGAGAAGGAGACGGCGTACACGGAGTTTGACACGCCGAACCCGCTCAACACCTACGGCGCCTCGAAGTACGAGGGCGAGCTCATCGTCGCCCGGACCGTCGAGCAGCACTTCATCATCCGGGCCGGCTGGATGGTCGGCGGCGGCGCGGCGAAGGACCACAAGTTCGTCTCCCGGATCGTCGACCAGATCCGGGACGGCGCGCGGACCGTGCACGCCGTCACCGACAAGTTCGGGACGCCCACCTACGCGCCGGACTTCTCGCGCTGCCTCCTCGGGCTGTTCGAGTCGGGCGTCTTCGGGCTCTACCACATGGCCTGCGGCGGCGCGGGCACCCGGTACGACGTCACCGCCCGCATCCTCGAGGTGCTCGGCCGCACCGACATCGAGCTCGTGCCCGTCACCAGCGAGTTCTTCGCGGCGGAGTTCCCCTCCGTCCGGCCCCGCTCCGAGATCATGCGCAACATGGTGCTCGACCTCCAGGGCATGAACACGATGCGCCCGTGGCGGGTCGCGGTCGGGGAGTACCTGCTGACCGAGTTCCCCGCCCTGCGCGCGAGCGACCGCATCCCCGCCTAG
- a CDS encoding class I SAM-dependent methyltransferase: MPDPDALPPAPDAHHHHDHAGGGPLTLAQRHAHEAQTYDHMAAELLAAWSDADYVVDPRRIPFANREHVDFLTDAVARLGPLDGRRVLEVGAGGGSLAVWLAQQGAEVVGIDVSPGILDVARRRAALNGVADRVRFVRAPIEGFDPRAAGLAVEEFDAIIGNNVVHHFDRALALRSIGELLAPGGVAVFCEPVLFLPEWTRRARNSRLVTRRFPLHTHSPDERSLDGHDLDVMRRWFGRVEWTPYQVLCRLQNFVELSDGAWHRLESVDRALLRRLPAARHVCRLAVITLADPRIAEPLNADSLNGDEA; the protein is encoded by the coding sequence ATGCCTGACCCCGACGCCCTGCCGCCCGCACCCGACGCGCACCACCACCACGACCACGCCGGCGGCGGCCCCCTGACCCTCGCCCAGCGCCACGCCCACGAGGCGCAGACGTACGACCACATGGCCGCGGAGCTGCTCGCCGCCTGGTCCGACGCCGACTACGTGGTCGATCCGCGCCGCATCCCGTTCGCGAACCGCGAGCACGTCGACTTCCTGACCGACGCCGTCGCCCGCCTCGGGCCGCTCGACGGGCGCCGGGTACTCGAGGTCGGCGCCGGCGGCGGCTCGCTCGCCGTCTGGCTCGCGCAGCAGGGTGCCGAGGTGGTCGGGATCGACGTCTCGCCCGGCATCCTCGACGTCGCGCGGCGCCGGGCCGCGCTCAACGGCGTCGCCGACCGCGTGCGCTTCGTCCGGGCACCGATCGAGGGCTTCGACCCGCGGGCGGCCGGCCTGGCCGTCGAGGAGTTCGACGCGATCATCGGCAACAACGTCGTGCACCACTTCGACCGCGCACTCGCGCTCCGCTCGATCGGGGAGCTCCTGGCCCCCGGCGGCGTCGCGGTGTTCTGCGAGCCGGTGCTCTTCCTGCCCGAGTGGACCCGCCGCGCACGCAACTCGCGGCTCGTCACCCGACGCTTCCCCCTGCACACCCACAGCCCGGACGAGCGCTCGCTCGACGGGCACGACCTCGACGTGATGCGGCGCTGGTTCGGGCGGGTCGAGTGGACCCCGTACCAGGTCCTGTGCCGCCTGCAGAACTTCGTCGAGCTCTCCGACGGCGCGTGGCACCGGCTCGAGTCCGTCGACCGCGCCCTGCTCCGCCGCCTGCCGGCGGCCCGCCACGTCTGCCGCCTGGCAGTCATCACCCTCGCCGACCCACGGATCGCCGAACCCCTGAACGCCGATTCCCTGAACGGAGACGAAGCATGA
- a CDS encoding glycosyltransferase family 4 protein, translating into MIIAIDATSIGSGLGGDETLARGLLRGLARAVRAGDQVLVLAAHGAELPREALVDPAFAVERVTRRPGAVHFTLTMPWWLFRLADRGLRPDVVVATTHAPVRSPAPVALLVTDLSFRHVPDAYPAATRARLRLLIGRQVTTAAAVLTISEFCRQDLIATYGLPPAAVTVVPLSVDEPSPVDPPVRADLRRRGVREPYLLYLGNLHPRKNVPRAIAAFRRLQREPDAALESLQLVVAGRAWFGSSAEASAAAGAPAGAVLFLDRVSDAEREALLRDAVGLVYLSTFEGFGLPPLEAMARDTPVLASTATAIPEVCGDGALLVDPRDDGAIVAGMRRLVADGDLRERLVRAGRARVAHYGPAATGAALYGALTAVAARGATTPRGAHSPRTRLAG; encoded by the coding sequence GTGATCATCGCCATCGACGCGACGTCGATCGGGTCGGGCCTCGGCGGCGACGAGACGCTCGCGCGCGGGCTGTTGCGCGGGCTCGCGCGGGCCGTCCGCGCCGGGGACCAGGTGCTCGTGCTCGCCGCCCACGGCGCCGAGCTACCGCGCGAGGCGCTCGTCGACCCCGCGTTCGCGGTCGAGCGGGTGACGCGCCGGCCCGGTGCGGTGCACTTCACCCTCACCATGCCGTGGTGGCTGTTCCGGCTCGCTGACCGCGGGCTGCGCCCGGACGTCGTCGTCGCGACCACCCACGCGCCCGTGCGCTCGCCGGCCCCGGTCGCGCTGCTGGTGACCGACCTGTCGTTCCGGCACGTCCCGGACGCCTACCCGGCCGCGACCCGCGCTCGGCTCCGCCTGCTGATCGGGCGGCAGGTCACGACGGCGGCCGCGGTGCTCACGATCAGCGAGTTCTGCCGCCAGGACCTCATCGCCACGTACGGGCTCCCGCCGGCCGCCGTGACCGTCGTGCCGCTGTCCGTCGACGAGCCGAGCCCGGTCGACCCGCCGGTGCGGGCCGACCTGCGCCGGCGCGGGGTCCGCGAGCCCTACCTGCTGTACCTGGGCAACCTGCACCCGCGCAAGAACGTCCCCCGCGCGATCGCCGCGTTCCGCCGGCTGCAGCGCGAGCCCGACGCCGCGCTCGAAAGCCTGCAGCTCGTGGTCGCGGGCCGGGCGTGGTTCGGCTCCAGCGCCGAGGCGAGCGCCGCGGCCGGCGCCCCGGCCGGGGCCGTGCTCTTCCTCGACCGGGTCAGCGACGCCGAGCGCGAGGCGCTCCTGCGCGACGCCGTCGGGCTGGTCTACCTGTCGACGTTCGAGGGCTTCGGCCTGCCGCCGCTCGAGGCGATGGCGCGCGACACGCCGGTCCTCGCCTCGACGGCGACGGCCATCCCCGAGGTGTGCGGCGACGGCGCGCTGCTGGTGGACCCGCGCGACGACGGCGCGATCGTGGCGGGAATGCGGCGGCTCGTGGCCGACGGCGACCTGCGCGAGCGCCTCGTGCGCGCCGGCCGGGCCCGCGTCGCGCACTACGGCCCCGCCGCGACGGGCGCGGCGCTGTACGGGGCCCTGACCGCGGTCGCCGCCCGCGGCGCCACGACCCCCCGCGGCGCCCACAGCCCCCGAACCCGCCTCGCGGGGTGA